A region from the Chanodichthys erythropterus isolate Z2021 chromosome 5, ASM2448905v1, whole genome shotgun sequence genome encodes:
- the si:dkeyp-121d4.3 gene encoding uncharacterized protein si:dkeyp-121d4.3 isoform X4 — MGKNRKRSKGNGNATPGPQHGMRPAAPGPPPPRPPPPHGGFRGPAPVRPMGPPGQRFPGPHCDFGPPNPRMMMMDNMEGDRRFMHETQGFMMHDEPFHPMDYPDRHEFRPPFDGPDPRFQHHSEFGNRPPEPRFYHPDLECGPRFRSPEFCERPPDFCPPEFMGRLPNFHPSEFEGGPGFHRMNPGFDQMEQYGPRDPHFVPQMDVHGNHAFGERGGFAGPPLDFRGPGPMQPPPEAFNATSMPPPGKAFPPQPPTKKDQPAKTEPPKSMASKISTFKNISANTPRGRSLGVISFIGNNCGFIEREDLKKFSFVFDAFFGNRAHLVPGVKVHFTVVKNLGKECAVDVKVAPGGTDDIDSTVYEGVVITTLPDGNVKEVNPGCIRTIISTDPIKLPFGKADTDITLLLYDRVEFQLLTNVITKEQRATNIKPKTPDTFQLTKEIREMGVVMNKSDGTLTIMTENHNNLMASAADHLSDDELNVMDEVELTVLTVNDTKKAVRLKKLPGGSVTFNQQARGTENISVLKDNASGTPGKDKWRPVTMEAGSQESAFSFDVSSEKYEGMIAKIAPKKSPTQEKEQMDKQELPLGLLVTTVEGTEKRLSFRSGDMITKATMMIGDKVQFNISTNSVTKEEWAVNVEILPETFQTDSEEQRKIGLVVKVDDNFGFIKTQLDPQLFFDTNEVMEDTKLTLYEKVEFTLVPNEAAEGGNHAVRIRRLNESVFTSAPKLEAFGVKEKKKMTIKLLKDPKEQIKAEVKTEDKSCESMGVDKPNKGKDKASPSLSSVKDLKKQSEIKQERTTAKGDRARSRSRENSRRRYSRSRSRESSRRRYSRSRSRSRDRSRSYHNRYRSSSRERRDSRYRHKRSRSRSKERLERYRRSCSRSRSRERSTQSARKRSRSPADRYDRYAKQSSSKDSSNKNRAKSPDNVDEELLRKKRELMELNEMIARKKAIVAMEQNAKKIEPGVEVEGKSGVTTFDYQHVHRENVWMPDLKPVKSILKKQSEPHTNPQSQASASKETTAPFIKSESQDMDIGYRQQTSAFGSNTSGCSAFESNSERTLNTAWSEKISLPQIEDPELIRKKKQLEELSESIARKRAIFALEQKVKVVQEVPEVEAEYEFDTHTDDKFVMSKGNLWSSEIKPDVQPKKSILKKRSEILRSQSDTTSVDEYGQPCQDDSTFAKILSQTPTASPFNRSSNPQPIHPSTFAFFKQFINESSAASQVTGSPPFNKLAIPQPLAQASSSMSLHDQKSSNLSKGNNSHDDQQRATSRQPHDHPHSSNPSTSQTSPSGQNRSVTTQMERFLSALNKADTSVVNSLFQEARKDLASMNTKKPTQPQLDRNIPFMDEIYDPFKEDEDNDPPSFMGKHSGPERVKHAVKTETRLNDPSKDDLLPHERAVQDGSGFSQLVGMKYGVDPTAKAEKKSPYGHPMVSENWSMHKDPNRFSEQWNQYEEGTDPYATEHEHYTGHNLYRERSQSVEYQKVNPNVLLSCVEDREMPDSSFDKSLARQQSEESNEDKDRKSENFEKIQSLLQTIGLQLDTAEVSKLADRTQERLYGKMRKPHSASSHSFDQRRERSVSQSEHRGSSSRADSSDSEGVRSVSPAHSSNRKVYMSYKDSVKYKDQTKVEEVDLTSIKRTVVNLKPATDKQDPYKTSSELTAASEVSFQPVTGLTTVQPDSSQYAQTSNVPTFSASQYSQYQSSDQQFWGVAPGLYPYGTVPPSPNLGYASGLQAMPPQMMATYGSYTAQMANPYCVPPHLSMPYSYGPASIHNPLHLSSMGASYDNKAAKQVPTKPVRCLKTIETVQTVETVNAGPARALVSIEPTEDNQAKSTSEEAKSIQIATITEDDIKAKQKKRLEQFNQRMKLKKEQQMEAQRARGQNRNSATVSWNQNQ, encoded by the exons ATGGGGAAAAACCGTAAGCGATCGAAAGGAAATGGGAATGCAACACCTGGACCACAGCATGGCATGCGTCCCGCAGCACCAGGACCTCCTCCACCCAGACCCCCTCCTCCTCACGGCGGGTTTCGCGGTCCTGCTCCTGTCCGCCCCATGGGCCCACCTGGACAGAGGTTTCCTGGGCCCCATTGCGATTTCGGGCCCCCAAACCCCAGAATGATGATGATGGATAACATGGAGGGGGATAGACGGTTTATGCATGAAACACAGGGATTCATGATGCACGATGAGCCTTTCCACCCGATGGATTATCCTGACAGACATGAGTTCCGCCCTCCTTTTGACGGTCCTGATCCACGTTTCCAGCATCATTCAGAGTTTGGGAACAGACCACCGGAACCGCGGTTTTACCATCCAGATCTTGAATGTGGACCGCGTTTCCGTTCTCCAGAGTTTTGTGAACGACCTCCAGACTTCTGCCCGCCTGAGTTTATGGGAAGACTCCCGAACTTCCACCCGTCTGAGTTTGAAGGCGGTCCGGGTTTCCACAGGATGAACCCTGGATTCGACCAGATGGAGCAGTATGGTCCAAGAGACCCGCATTTTGTGCCACAGATGGATGTACAT GGCAATCATGCATTTGGAGAGAGAGGAGGGTTTGCTGGACCTCCACTAGATTTCCGGGGCCCGGGTCCAATGCAGCCACCACCTGAGGCGTTCAATGCCACT AGCATGCCTCCtcctggaaaagcatttccaCCCCAACCTCCGACGAAAAAAGATCAGCCGGCAAAGACTGAACCTCCTAAATCGATGGCATCAAAGATATCAACATTCAAGAATATATCTGCAAA cACTCCTCGTGGACGCTCATTGGGAGTCATTTCATTTATTGGC AATAATTGTGGTTTCATTGAACGGGAGGATTTGAAGAAATTCTCTTTTGTTTTTGATGCCTTTTTTGGAAACCGAGCTCACTTGGTGCCTGGGGTTAAAGTGCATTTCACAGTAGTGAAAAATCTG GGAAAAGAATGTGCGGTTGACGTGAAAGTGGCACCAGGAGGAACAGATGACATTGACAGTACGGTGTATGAAGGCGTAGTTATCACAACCCTTCCTGAT GGCAATGTCAAGGAAGTTAATCCTGGCTGCATCAGGACCATTATCTCTACGGATCCCATTAAACTGCCCTTCGGAAAAGCGGACACCGATATAACTCTGCTCCTGTATGATCGTGTGGAGTTCCAGTTGCTGACAAATGTTATTACCAAGGAACAAAGAGCCACAAACATCAAACCTAAAACACCGGACACTTTTCAGCTCACCAAAGAAATCAGGGAGATG GGTGTGGTCATGAACAAGAGCGATGGAACCCTGACAATCATGACAGAGAACCATAATAACCTGATGGCTTCTGCTGCTGACCATTTATCAGATGATGAGCTGAATGTCATGGATGAAGTGGAGCTCACTGTTTTGACT GTGAATGACACAAAGAAGGCTGTCCGACTCAAAAAGCTGCCTGGGGGCTCTGTGACCTTTAATCAACAAGCAAGAGgcactgaaaatatttctgtcTTAAAGGACAACGCATCTGGCACACCTGGCAAAGACAAG TGGAGGCCTGTGACCATGGAGGCTGGTTCTCAAGAATCAGCTTTCTCCTTCGATGTAAGCAGTGAGAAATATGAGGGGATGATTGCCAAAATCGCCCCAAAGAAAAGCCCAACCCAAGAAAAGGAG cagATGGACAAGCAAGAGCTCCCTTTGGGTCTTCTGGTCACCACAGTGGAGGGCACTGAGAAACGGTTATCTTTTAGGTCAGGTGACATGATCACAAAGGCCACCATGATGATCGGTGACAAGGTCCAGTTCAACATTTCCACCAACAGCGTAACCAAGGAGGAGTGGGCTGTCAATGTAGAGATCCTGCCAGAAACTTTCCAGACAGACTCTGAAGAGCAACGAAAGATA GGGCTTGTTGTAAAGGTGGATGATAATTTTGGGTTCATCAAGACACAACTGGACCCGCAGCTATTTTTTGACACAAATGAGGTTATGGAGGACACCAAACTCACTTTGTATGAGAAAGTTGAATTTACGTTAGTACCG AATGAAGCAGCTGAAGGGGGAAATCACGCTGTTAGAATAAGGAGACTGAATGAAAGTGTCTTCACATCGGCACCAAAATTAGAGGCTTTTGGGGTAAAAGAGAAG AAGAAAATGACCATCAAATTGCTGAAGGATCCAAAAGAACAAATCAAGGCAGAGGTCAAAACAGAGGACAAAAGCTGTGAATCCATGGGTGTAGA CAAGCCAAACAAGGGAAAAGACAAGGCATCTCCATCTTTGTCATCTGTAAAAGATCTGAAGAAGCAAAGTGAAATTAAACAAGAAAGGACCACAGCTAAAGGTGATAGAGCGCGGAGCAGAAGCAGGGAAAATAGTCGACGTAGGTATAGTCGAAGCAGAAGCAGAGAAAGTAGCAGACGCAGATATAGTCGCAGCAGAAGCCGGAGCCGAGACAGAAGCAGGAGCTACCACAACAGATACCGAAGTTCCAGCCGTGAGAGGAGGGACAGTCGATACAGGCACAAACGCAGTCGCAGTCGTAGCAAAGAGCGCTTGGAGAGATACCGACGGAGTTGCAGTCGCAGCAGAAGCAGAGAAAGGAGCACCCAAAGTGCCAGGAAGAGAAGCCGCAGCCCAGCCGACAGATATGATCGCTATGCAAAACAAAGCAGTAGTAAAGATTCCAGCAACAAAAACAGAGCTAAAAGCCCTGATAATGTAGATGAAGAATTATTGAGAAAAAAGAGAGAGCTAATGGAACTCAACGAGATGATTGCACGCAAGAAAGCTATTGTTGCTATGGAGCAGAATGCAAAGAAAATTGAACCTGGGGTTGAGGTAGAGGGAAAAAGTGGAGTTACAACTTTTGATTATCAACATGTACATCGTGAAAACGTGTGGATGCCTGACCTAAAACCGGTGAAGTCCATCTTGAAGAAACAGTCTGAACCTCACACTAATCCTCAATCTCAG GCTTCTGCAAGCAAGGAAACTACTGCTCCATTTATAAAGAGTGAGAGTCAAGACATGGATATAGGATACCGTCAACAGACTAGTGCTTTTGGCTCAAATACATCTGGCTGCTCTGCATTTGAAAGTAATTCTGAGAGGACTTTGAACACTGCATGGTCTGAGAAGATATCTTTACCTCAGATTGAGGATCCAGAATTGAttagaaaaaagaagcaattaGAAGAACTCAGTGAGTCCATAGCACGCAAAAGAGCGATATTCGCCTTGGAACAGAAGGTCAAAGTTGTTCAGGAAGTGCCAGAAGTGGAAGCGGAATATGAGTTTGACACGCACACAGATGACAAATTTGTAATGTCTAAAGGGAACTTATGGAGCTCTGAAATAAAACCTGATGTTCAACCGAAAAAGTCCATTCTGAAGAAACGCTCAGAGATTCTCCGCTCTCAG AGTGACACAACCTCAGTTGATGAATATGGTCAACCATGTCAGGATGATTCTACTTTTGCAAAAATACTTTCTCAGACGCCAACAGCTTCACCATTTAACAGGTCCTCAAATCCACAGCCCATTCATCCTAGTACTTTTGCCTTTTTCAAGCAGTTCATAAATGAGTCTTCAGCAGCCTCACAAGTGACTGGATCGCCTCCTTTTAACAAGCTAGCAATCCCACAGCCACTTGCACAAGCCTCCAGTTCAATGTCTTTGCATGACCAGAAATCTTCCAACTTGTCCAAAGGTAACAATTCTCATGATGACCAACAGAGGGCAACATCTCGCCAGCCTCATGACCACCCCCATAGCAGTAACCCTTCAACAAGTCAGACTTCACCATCCGGTCAAAATCGCAGTGTTACAACTCAAATGGAACGCTTCCTCAGTGCTCTCAACAAGGCTGACACCAGTGTCGTTAACTCATTGTTTCAAGAGGCAAGAAAGGATCTGGCTTCAATGAACACCAAGAAACCCACTCAACCACAACTAGATAGAAACATACCCTTCATGGATGAGATATATGATCCTTTTAAGGAAGATGAAGACAATGATCCGCCATCCTTTATGGGTAAACATTCTGGCCCAGAACGAGTTAAACACGCTGTGAAGACTGAAACCCGTTTGAATGACCCTAGCAAAGATGACCTCTTGCCTCATGAAAGAGCTGTTCAAGATGGTAGTGGCTTTTCTCAACTTGTTGGAATGAAGTATGGTGTAGACCCTACTGCAAAAGCTGAAAAGAAAAGTCCATATGGGCATCCAATGGTTTCAGAAAATTGGAGCATGCATAAAGATCCAAATCGGTTTTCTGAGCAATGGAATCAGTATGAAGAGGGTACTGATCCATATGCAACAGAGCATGAACATTACACTGGTCACAATCTGTATAGGGAGCGTAGTCAGTCTGTTGAGTACCAGAAAGTCAATCCAAATGTCCTGCTTTCTTGCGTAGAGGACAGAGAGATGCCTGATAGTAGTTTTGACAAAAGCTTAGCTCGTCAGCAGTCTGAAGAAAGCAATGAAGATAAAGACAGAAAGTCAGAGaactttgaaaagattcagaGTCTTCTTCAGACAATAGGACTTCAACTAGACACAGCAGAAGTTAGCAAATTAGCAGACAGGACACAAGAACGGTTGTATGGCAAGATGAGAAAACCTCATAGTGCATCTTCTCACTCCTTTGACCAAAGAAGGGAGCGATCAGTGAGCCAATCTGAGCACAGGGGTAGTAGTAGTAGGGCAGATTCCTCAGACTCTGAAGGTGTCCGATCTGTTTCCCCAGCTCATTCCTCAAATCGCAAGGTTTACATGAGCTATAAGGACTCTGTAAAATATAAAGACCAGACCAAAGTGGAAGAAGTAGACCTAACTAGCATTAAGAGAACTGTAGTGAATTTGAAACCAGCAACAGACAAACAAGATCCTTACAAAACTTCATCTGAGCTGACTGCAGCTTCTGAAGTTTCGTTCCAACCAGTGACCGGTTTAACCACAGTTCAACCAGATAGTTCCCAGTATGCCCAAACTTCCAATGTTCCCACCTTTTCAGCTTCACAATATTCACAATATCAAAGCAGTGATCAACAGTTCTGGGGTGTGGCCCCTGGTCTGTACCCTTATGGCACTGTACCTCCATCGCCTAATCTAGGTTATGCTAGTGGTCTCCAAGCAATGCCTCCGCAAATGATGGCTACTTATGGTTCGTACACTGCACAAATGGCCAATCCATATTGTGTGCCGCCTCACCTCTCCATGCCATATTCTTATGGTCCTGCATCTATTCACAACCCTCTCCACCTCTCCTCAATGGGCGCTTCCTACGATAACAAAGCAGCTAAGCAAGTCCCAACAAAGCCTGTTAGATGCCTCAAAACAATAGAAACAGTCCAGACAGTTGAAACAGTTAATGCAGGGCCTGCCAGGGCACTTGTTAGCATAGAGCCTACAGAGGACAATCAAGCAAAAAGTACATCGGAGGAAGCCAAGAGTATACAGATTGCTACCATTACAGAAGACGACATCAAGGCTAAGCAGAAGAAACGG CTTGAACAGTTTAACCAGAgaatgaagctgaagaaagagcAGCAAATGGAAGCCCAGCGAGCACGTGGACAAAATCGGAATTCAGCTACAG